In Flavobacterium cerinum, one genomic interval encodes:
- a CDS encoding MBL fold metallo-hydrolase, whose protein sequence is MKIEQIYTGCIAHAAYYLENNGEAAIFDPLREVQPYIDKATKDNATIKYIFETHFHADFVSGHLDLAKKTGAQIVYGPTAQPNFDAIIATDGQEFKIGNYTVRAIHTPGHTLESTCYLLLDENENMHGIITGDTLFIGDVGRPDLAQKLVSDLTQEKLASMLYDSLRNKIMPLPDDLIVYPNHGAGSACGKNMSKETTDTLGNQKKVNYALRADMTKEEFITELLDGLGAPPAYFPQNVLMNIQGYDSLDTVMAKANSPLSPDEFKTLANQSEALLLDVRHESEFVKEHIPGSIFIGLQGNFAPWVGALIMDVQQPILLIAPEGKEKETITRLSRVGFDNCLGYLEGGLTSWKAAGFETDSVVSITAEQFAAEKDQTRLTIVDARKPGEFSAEHVDGAINIPLDFVNSQLAEVPTENDFYLHCAGGYRSVIMASILKARGYHNIINVEKGMSGIRNTNTVLTNFVCPSTQN, encoded by the coding sequence ATGAAAATAGAACAGATTTATACCGGATGTATTGCTCATGCTGCCTACTATTTGGAAAACAATGGTGAAGCGGCAATTTTTGACCCGCTACGCGAAGTACAGCCCTATATCGATAAAGCAACGAAAGATAATGCTACGATCAAATATATTTTTGAAACGCATTTTCACGCTGATTTTGTTTCCGGTCATTTGGATCTTGCTAAAAAAACCGGTGCGCAAATCGTATACGGTCCGACAGCTCAACCCAATTTTGATGCGATAATCGCTACAGACGGACAGGAATTTAAAATCGGAAATTATACCGTCAGAGCCATTCATACTCCGGGACATACATTAGAAAGTACTTGTTATTTACTATTGGATGAAAATGAGAACATGCATGGCATTATTACGGGAGACACGTTATTTATAGGAGATGTGGGACGTCCGGATCTGGCTCAAAAATTAGTATCCGATTTAACGCAGGAAAAACTGGCTTCTATGTTATATGATTCACTTCGAAATAAAATCATGCCTTTACCGGATGATTTAATCGTATATCCGAATCACGGTGCCGGAAGTGCTTGCGGTAAAAACATGAGTAAAGAAACCACCGATACTTTAGGTAATCAGAAGAAAGTGAACTATGCATTGCGTGCTGATATGACTAAAGAAGAATTTATTACCGAGCTATTGGACGGATTAGGAGCGCCTCCGGCATACTTTCCGCAGAATGTACTGATGAACATTCAGGGATATGACAGTCTGGATACCGTAATGGCCAAAGCTAATTCTCCTTTGTCACCGGATGAATTCAAAACACTGGCTAATCAATCCGAAGCTTTACTATTGGATGTACGTCATGAAAGTGAGTTTGTAAAAGAGCATATCCCGGGATCCATTTTTATCGGATTACAGGGAAACTTTGCTCCGTGGGTCGGTGCTTTAATTATGGATGTACAACAACCGATATTACTGATCGCTCCGGAAGGAAAAGAAAAAGAAACCATCACCCGATTATCGAGAGTCGGATTTGACAATTGTCTTGGTTATCTTGAAGGCGGACTTACCTCCTGGAAAGCAGCCGGTTTTGAAACTGATTCTGTAGTTTCAATAACGGCGGAGCAATTTGCAGCCGAAAAAGATCAGACCAGATTAACGATAGTAGATGCCCGTAAACCCGGAGAATTCAGTGCTGAACATGTAGATGGCGCCATCAATATTCCGTTGGATTTTGTCAACAGTCAATTAGCTGAAGTTCCTACAGAAAACGATTTCTACCTTCATTGTGCCGGTGGTTATCGTTCTGTAATTATGGCTTCCATTTTAAAAGCCAGAGGGTATCACAACATTATAAATGTAGAGAAAGGTATGTCCGGGATTCGGAATACCAATACCGTACTGACAAATTTCGTTTGTCCGTCCACTCAAAACTAA
- a CDS encoding sulfite exporter TauE/SafE family protein translates to MESFFGYIGALCIGLILGLTGGGGSILTVPVLVYLLGIPPVTATAYSLFIVGTTSGFGAIRNYFKGLVVVKTAFLFAIPSFIAVFLTRRFIVPAIPDTIIKTSFLTVSKDTFLMGFFAVIMFLAALAMLRKKVDCDVTVSEPGKNNFLILIPQVFLIGMVIGMVGAGGGFLIIPSLVFFAKLPMKKAVGTSLLIIAINSLIGFTGDLKNLDADWTFLLTFSLVSVFGIFAGIYLNKFINETQLKKGFGWFVLLMAIYILLKESFRL, encoded by the coding sequence ATGGAATCATTTTTTGGTTATATCGGTGCTCTTTGCATCGGACTTATATTAGGGCTTACCGGCGGCGGCGGCTCTATCCTTACCGTTCCTGTGTTAGTCTATTTATTAGGAATCCCTCCGGTTACCGCTACAGCTTATTCGCTTTTTATTGTTGGCACAACATCCGGATTTGGCGCCATTCGAAATTACTTTAAAGGACTTGTTGTTGTAAAAACGGCCTTTTTATTTGCCATACCTTCTTTTATAGCTGTATTTCTGACCCGTCGTTTTATTGTTCCGGCCATTCCGGACACTATTATTAAAACCTCATTTCTGACAGTATCAAAAGACACATTCTTAATGGGCTTTTTTGCCGTTATTATGTTTTTGGCGGCTTTGGCCATGCTCCGAAAAAAAGTAGATTGTGACGTAACTGTATCAGAACCCGGAAAAAACAACTTCTTGATTCTGATTCCTCAGGTTTTCCTGATCGGAATGGTAATCGGAATGGTTGGTGCCGGCGGTGGTTTTCTGATTATTCCTTCGTTAGTCTTCTTTGCTAAACTACCGATGAAAAAAGCGGTCGGCACATCGTTATTGATCATTGCCATCAACTCTTTAATAGGTTTTACCGGCGATTTAAAAAATCTGGATGCCGACTGGACTTTTCTTTTAACTTTTTCTTTAGTATCCGTTTTTGGTATCTTTGCAGGAATCTATCTGAATAAATTTATCAACGAAACACAATTAAAAAAAGGTTTTGGTTGGTTTGTCTTATTAATGGCAATCTATATTCTGCTTAAAGAAAGTTTCCGATTGTGA
- a CDS encoding Crp/Fnr family transcriptional regulator, producing the protein MKSLLFESYDFIFEEALLEEINAVSSYKKFKADDYLIEIGENIEWMPLLLQGAIKIMREDPNGDELLLYFLERGDTCAMTLSCCMGKNKSKIRAIAETDGEMVLIPIAKMEEWVVKYPTWRNFVFESYNVRLMEMLEAIDTLAFMNLDERLYKFITDKAKVLGTTEITTTHQEIASEMNTSRVVISRLLKHLQDEQKIKLHRNKIEILVF; encoded by the coding sequence ATGAAATCACTCTTATTCGAATCATATGACTTCATCTTTGAAGAAGCACTGCTGGAAGAAATTAATGCTGTTTCCAGTTATAAGAAATTTAAAGCCGATGACTACCTTATTGAAATAGGAGAAAACATTGAATGGATGCCGCTCCTGTTACAAGGCGCCATCAAAATTATGAGGGAAGATCCGAACGGCGACGAGCTTCTCCTTTATTTTCTGGAACGCGGCGATACCTGTGCCATGACACTAAGTTGCTGTATGGGTAAAAACAAAAGTAAGATTCGTGCCATAGCCGAAACAGACGGTGAAATGGTTTTAATCCCGATTGCCAAAATGGAAGAATGGGTTGTCAAATATCCGACCTGGCGCAATTTTGTATTCGAAAGCTATAATGTCCGATTAATGGAAATGCTGGAAGCCATCGATACACTCGCTTTTATGAACCTTGATGAACGTCTTTATAAATTCATCACTGATAAAGCCAAAGTTTTAGGCACAACCGAAATCACAACAACCCATCAGGAAATTGCTTCCGAAATGAATACCTCCCGCGTTGTTATTTCCCGCCTGCTAAAACACCTTCAGGACGAACAAAAGATCAAACTACATCGCAATAAGATCGAAATTCTTGTTTTTTAA
- a CDS encoding Glu/Leu/Phe/Val family dehydrogenase, whose product MATAQKPKASMYENVKNQFEKAASVMGLDETVKKILSVTNNEIVVHFPVKMDNGTVEMFTGYRVQHNNVLGPYKGGLRYHATVDIDAARALATWMTWKTSLAGLPYGGGKGGIQLDPKKYSQSELERITRRFAYALGDNIGPEHDIPAPDVNTNAQMMAWIADTYMSTKAPAERSKNQHVVTGKPVGSGGLEGRDRATGFGVVVTLESWAKLRGTSLEGKKYIVQGFGNVGYWAAHFMNKNGAILVGVQDATGTIYNPEGIDPEALLRFQADNNTISGYKGTQDYKADEFFGIDCDIVIPAALGNQITAENANSIKAQVIAEGANGPIDTDGEDILLAKGIEIIPDILCNSGGVIGSYFEWLQNRNGEIWTMDDVIIKLRKKLEDAFSKVVLTGSQYKTDWRTAAYIQALARIEMAYKQRGIFP is encoded by the coding sequence ATGGCAACAGCACAAAAGCCGAAGGCTAGCATGTATGAAAATGTTAAGAATCAGTTTGAAAAAGCTGCTTCTGTGATGGGACTGGATGAGACTGTTAAAAAAATCCTTTCTGTTACAAATAACGAAATTGTTGTTCATTTCCCTGTGAAAATGGATAACGGAACAGTTGAAATGTTCACCGGTTACAGAGTACAACACAATAATGTTTTAGGGCCTTACAAAGGAGGTTTGCGTTACCACGCAACTGTAGATATTGATGCTGCAAGAGCATTGGCTACCTGGATGACATGGAAAACATCTTTAGCAGGACTTCCTTACGGAGGTGGTAAAGGTGGTATCCAGTTGGATCCTAAAAAATATTCTCAAAGTGAATTAGAGCGTATCACGCGTCGTTTTGCCTATGCTTTAGGTGATAATATCGGACCGGAACACGATATCCCGGCTCCGGATGTGAATACTAACGCACAAATGATGGCTTGGATTGCCGATACTTATATGTCGACAAAAGCGCCGGCTGAGCGTTCTAAAAACCAACACGTTGTTACTGGAAAACCGGTAGGATCAGGAGGTTTAGAAGGTAGAGACCGTGCAACAGGATTTGGTGTAGTAGTAACATTGGAATCTTGGGCTAAACTAAGAGGAACTTCTTTAGAAGGTAAAAAATATATCGTTCAAGGTTTCGGTAACGTAGGATACTGGGCTGCACATTTTATGAACAAAAACGGGGCTATCCTTGTTGGAGTTCAGGATGCAACCGGAACAATCTACAATCCGGAAGGAATTGATCCGGAAGCTTTATTGCGTTTCCAGGCGGATAACAATACGATTTCAGGTTATAAAGGAACACAGGATTATAAAGCAGATGAATTCTTCGGAATTGACTGTGATATCGTAATCCCGGCTGCTTTAGGTAACCAGATCACTGCTGAAAATGCAAATTCTATCAAAGCTCAGGTTATCGCTGAAGGTGCTAACGGACCGATTGATACTGACGGTGAAGATATCTTATTAGCTAAAGGTATTGAAATCATTCCGGATATCTTATGTAACTCAGGTGGTGTAATCGGAAGTTATTTCGAATGGTTACAAAACCGTAACGGAGAAATCTGGACTATGGATGACGTAATCATCAAGTTAAGAAAAAAACTGGAAGATGCATTCAGTAAAGTAGTTTTAACCGGAAGTCAATATAAAACAGACTGGAGAACAGCTGCTTATATTCAGGCATTAGCCCGTATTGAAATGGCTTACAAACAAAGAGGTATTTTCCCTTAA
- a CDS encoding DUF423 domain-containing protein has protein sequence MKETILTIGACYGGLAVIFGAFGAHILQKKLSTKSLSSFETGVKYQMYHALALVFISNQFTFTKTSEILAASFFIIGTFLFSFSIYGLCLSSIGGKKLKFLGPITPIGGVLLFLGWFFMALSHLMK, from the coding sequence ATGAAAGAAACGATACTTACCATCGGAGCATGCTATGGCGGGTTAGCTGTGATTTTCGGAGCATTCGGAGCTCATATATTGCAAAAAAAACTGAGCACTAAATCGCTCAGTAGTTTTGAAACCGGAGTCAAATACCAGATGTATCATGCATTGGCGCTCGTTTTTATTAGTAACCAGTTTACTTTTACAAAAACCAGCGAAATTTTAGCTGCCAGTTTTTTTATAATCGGCACCTTTTTATTTTCATTTAGTATCTATGGTCTATGCTTAAGTAGCATTGGCGGTAAGAAATTAAAGTTTCTCGGTCCGATTACACCTATAGGCGGTGTTCTTTTATTTTTAGGATGGTTCTTTATGGCACTTAGCCACCTTATGAAATAA
- a CDS encoding YchJ family protein, translated as MNNNCYCGNSLPFSDCCEIYIKGDKAAPTAEALMRSRYSAYAVHAIDYLLKTTHISQRKYHSKKDIEQWAVTNQWLKLEVIKATESTVEFKAYFLDATLQSQIHHEKSTFKLQNGNWFYVDGKFY; from the coding sequence ATGAACAATAATTGTTATTGCGGTAATTCGCTTCCGTTTTCGGATTGTTGTGAAATTTATATAAAAGGAGATAAAGCAGCTCCTACAGCTGAAGCGTTGATGCGTTCCCGATATTCGGCTTATGCGGTTCATGCGATTGACTACCTACTCAAAACTACGCATATTTCACAACGTAAATACCATTCGAAAAAAGATATTGAACAATGGGCGGTGACCAATCAATGGCTTAAACTGGAAGTGATCAAAGCAACCGAATCGACAGTTGAATTTAAAGCCTATTTTCTGGATGCCACTTTACAGTCACAGATTCACCATGAAAAATCAACATTTAAACTACAAAACGGAAACTGGTTTTATGTAGACGGAAAGTTCTATTAA
- the bla gene encoding class A beta-lactamase, subclass A2, with amino-acid sequence MKFFKILPVILALFFGANLLAQTHRLKTQLREIIKDKKATVGIAVYNFTTKDTLTINNTPDFPTMSVYKFHVALAILHQVDKGKLQLDQDIFVKKSELLENTHSPLRENYPYGNINIKLSELIHYMVSLSDNNACDILFRLAGGTKQVDRYIRNLKIKNTKIAATEEQMHQNWENQYLNTTSPFAAVQLLQQFYQMKILSASSYDYLLNVMLSTQTGPDKIKGLLPKDILVAHKTGSSFRSKEGLKAAENDIGIVFLPGGQTYAIAVFVKNSMEDDITNNAIIARVSKAVFDHYSIKK; translated from the coding sequence ATGAAATTCTTTAAAATTTTACCCGTTATACTCGCTCTCTTCTTCGGAGCCAATTTATTAGCGCAAACCCACCGATTAAAAACACAATTACGGGAAATCATTAAAGACAAAAAAGCAACAGTCGGTATTGCCGTATATAATTTTACGACTAAAGATACACTAACGATCAATAACACTCCTGACTTTCCAACGATGAGTGTTTATAAATTTCATGTTGCTCTGGCTATTCTCCATCAGGTTGATAAAGGCAAACTACAACTCGATCAGGATATTTTTGTAAAGAAATCGGAATTACTCGAAAACACGCATAGTCCGTTACGGGAGAATTATCCGTATGGAAATATCAACATCAAACTAAGCGAACTGATCCATTATATGGTATCCTTGAGCGACAATAATGCCTGTGATATTCTGTTTCGTCTGGCCGGAGGCACGAAACAAGTAGACCGGTATATTCGGAACCTGAAAATAAAAAATACGAAGATTGCAGCAACAGAAGAACAAATGCATCAGAATTGGGAAAACCAGTATCTGAATACCACTTCCCCTTTTGCCGCGGTACAATTGCTACAACAGTTTTATCAGATGAAGATTCTTTCTGCTTCGTCTTACGATTATTTATTAAATGTAATGTTGAGTACACAAACCGGTCCGGATAAAATAAAAGGTCTTTTACCAAAAGATATACTTGTAGCGCATAAAACCGGTAGCTCTTTTCGTAGTAAAGAAGGCTTAAAAGCGGCTGAAAACGATATCGGAATTGTTTTTTTACCGGGCGGACAAACCTATGCTATTGCTGTATTTGTCAAAAATTCAATGGAAGACGACATCACAAACAACGCTATTATTGCGCGTGTATCCAAAGCTGTATTTGATCATTATTCAATTAAAAAATAG
- a CDS encoding SRPBCC family protein, with translation MNLESPKVNVEKSAQYLFDALTDVKNFEKLMPENIAKFEVLDENAFIFGLKGMPEIKLKMKDKVAPNKVVLGAASDKLPFSLTANINALTANTSEVQLLFEGEFNAMMAMMVKGPIGKFIETLAGNMNKL, from the coding sequence ATGAATTTAGAAAGCCCGAAAGTTAACGTAGAAAAATCCGCACAATATTTATTTGATGCGCTAACCGATGTAAAAAACTTTGAGAAGTTAATGCCTGAGAATATCGCTAAATTCGAAGTATTGGACGAAAATGCTTTTATCTTCGGTTTAAAAGGAATGCCGGAAATCAAATTAAAAATGAAAGATAAAGTAGCTCCGAACAAAGTGGTTTTAGGTGCTGCAAGCGATAAATTACCTTTTTCATTAACCGCTAACATTAACGCTTTAACAGCGAATACTTCTGAAGTTCAGTTGTTATTTGAAGGTGAGTTTAATGCCATGATGGCGATGATGGTTAAAGGACCTATCGGTAAATTTATCGAAACTTTAGCCGGTAACATGAATAAATTGTAA
- the pyrE gene encoding orotate phosphoribosyltransferase: protein MIFNTDTAKKTAELLLQINAIKLNPKNPFTWASGWKSPIYCDNRITLSFPPIRNYIRDEFAKHIEKEFGKPDVIAGVATGAIGIGILVAEYLGLPFVYVRPEPKKHGRQNQVEGFLQKGQNVVVIEDLISTGKSSLMAVEALKEAGANVKGMVAIFTYGFDLAQDNFKAANVDLYTLGNYDTLLEEAVAKQYITEAEHETLKEWRKNPSTWGIEV, encoded by the coding sequence ATGATTTTTAATACAGACACAGCTAAAAAAACTGCCGAATTGCTTTTACAAATAAACGCAATTAAATTAAATCCAAAAAATCCTTTTACATGGGCTTCTGGATGGAAATCGCCAATTTACTGCGATAACCGTATAACACTTTCATTTCCACCGATCCGGAATTATATCCGTGACGAATTTGCGAAACACATCGAAAAAGAGTTCGGGAAACCGGATGTTATTGCCGGTGTAGCTACCGGAGCTATCGGAATCGGAATACTGGTAGCTGAATATCTGGGACTTCCGTTTGTATATGTACGTCCGGAACCTAAAAAACACGGTCGACAAAATCAGGTGGAAGGCTTTTTACAAAAAGGACAAAACGTAGTGGTTATCGAAGACCTTATCAGTACCGGAAAAAGTAGTTTAATGGCCGTTGAAGCCTTAAAAGAAGCCGGAGCGAATGTAAAAGGAATGGTTGCCATCTTTACCTACGGTTTTGATCTGGCGCAGGATAATTTTAAAGCGGCCAATGTCGACTTATATACTCTTGGGAATTACGATACCCTTTTGGAAGAAGCTGTAGCCAAACAATACATCACAGAAGCCGAGCACGAAACCCTGAAAGAGTGGCGTAAAAATCCGTCAACCTGGGGAATTGAAGTTTAA
- a CDS encoding NUDIX hydrolase, which yields MYKVFVNDKPLFLTNKIVKETDFQLFLLESVDIKQVIVKMFQNKISKAFLYYPDEKEIMKKLKAKIPVVKAGGGLVYNKKGEVLFIFRNGKWDLPKGGIEKREEIEETAIREVEEETGVTGLKIVQKLQKTYHVFKRNGRYKLKVTHWFEMKTNFEGITQGQIEEGIEKVAWLKPDEVKEALKNSYENIKLLFEPEKVTE from the coding sequence ATGTATAAAGTTTTTGTGAACGACAAACCACTTTTCTTGACAAATAAGATTGTTAAAGAAACCGATTTTCAGCTTTTTCTTTTGGAGAGTGTTGATATAAAGCAAGTTATTGTAAAAATGTTTCAAAACAAGATCTCAAAAGCTTTTTTGTATTATCCTGACGAAAAGGAGATTATGAAGAAACTAAAGGCCAAAATCCCGGTGGTAAAAGCCGGCGGCGGATTAGTTTATAATAAGAAAGGAGAGGTGCTTTTTATTTTTAGAAACGGGAAATGGGATTTACCCAAAGGCGGTATTGAAAAACGCGAAGAAATCGAGGAAACGGCTATTCGGGAAGTAGAAGAAGAAACCGGAGTAACGGGATTGAAAATTGTGCAAAAACTGCAAAAAACCTATCATGTTTTTAAAAGAAACGGGCGTTATAAATTAAAAGTAACGCATTGGTTTGAAATGAAAACCAACTTTGAAGGCATAACACAAGGTCAGATAGAAGAAGGAATCGAAAAAGTAGCCTGGTTAAAGCCAGATGAAGTGAAGGAGGCATTGAAAAACTCCTACGAAAACATTAAACTCTTATTTGAACCTGAAAAAGTAACAGAATAA
- a CDS encoding M14 family metallopeptidase codes for MNTASRSLLLLFLSSCFSLMAQQKQLTPYEKGNGNQTATYEETIAYYEVLAKSFESISMKTMGLTDSGEPLHIVTYNPEKKFDFNTLQKEKAIILINNGIHPGEPDGIDATMLLFRDLASGKIAAPKNTVIVTIPIYNIGGALNRNATSRVNQNGPEEFGFRGNARNYDLNRDFIKSDTRNARSFAEIFQLVYPDVFIDNHVSNGADYQYTLTYIATHYQKLGGKAGSYFNNEMYPSILKDLQSKKIEPVPYVNIYNKTPENGFAKNMETARFSTGYASLFNSFGAMVETHMLKKYSDRVKVTYEYMLSTLRYTDNNYQTLKKIRKETLEAYKPNEKYTVEWVIDSAKVTQIPFLGYEGKYKPSDVSGKPRLYYDRTKPFRKMIPHYEIYKPKKQVSIPEYYVIPKQWWNVIDLLKLNNIEMKRLQQDSLITVESYRIADYKTGNSAFEGHYSHYNTNVTTTTVAQKFKKGDYLIPTQQKNVKFLLETLEPEAVDSYFNWNFFDAILQQKEYYSPYVFEDVAKQLLIDNPELKKALDEKRKNDPKFESSGDAQLDWVYRNSKYYEKSHMQYPVYRIIK; via the coding sequence ATGAATACAGCATCCCGATCCCTACTCCTTCTCTTTTTGTCTTCTTGTTTTTCATTAATGGCTCAACAAAAGCAGCTGACTCCCTATGAAAAGGGAAACGGAAACCAAACGGCCACTTATGAAGAAACGATAGCTTACTATGAAGTCCTTGCTAAATCTTTTGAAAGTATTTCAATGAAAACTATGGGATTGACAGATAGCGGAGAACCTTTGCATATTGTTACTTATAACCCGGAAAAAAAATTTGATTTTAATACGTTGCAAAAGGAGAAAGCAATCATTCTGATTAATAATGGGATACACCCGGGTGAACCGGATGGTATTGACGCTACAATGCTGCTATTTCGCGATCTGGCCTCGGGAAAAATTGCTGCTCCAAAAAATACCGTTATCGTGACGATTCCTATTTATAATATCGGAGGGGCTTTAAATCGTAATGCTACATCAAGAGTCAACCAAAACGGACCGGAAGAATTCGGTTTTCGCGGAAATGCCCGAAATTATGATCTGAACCGGGATTTTATCAAATCGGATACCCGAAATGCCCGTAGTTTTGCCGAAATATTTCAATTGGTCTATCCGGATGTTTTTATCGACAATCACGTAAGTAACGGAGCCGATTACCAATACACATTAACCTATATCGCTACTCATTATCAGAAATTAGGCGGTAAAGCCGGAAGTTATTTTAACAACGAAATGTATCCTTCCATTTTAAAAGACTTGCAGTCCAAAAAAATTGAACCGGTACCTTACGTTAATATCTACAATAAAACTCCGGAAAACGGTTTTGCAAAAAATATGGAAACAGCGCGTTTTTCAACCGGTTATGCCTCTTTATTTAATTCGTTCGGAGCGATGGTCGAAACGCATATGCTAAAAAAATACAGCGATCGTGTTAAGGTGACATATGAATATATGCTCAGTACGCTTCGCTATACGGATAACAACTATCAAACCTTAAAAAAGATTCGTAAAGAAACATTGGAAGCTTATAAGCCGAATGAAAAGTATACGGTAGAATGGGTAATTGATTCCGCTAAAGTAACTCAGATTCCGTTTTTGGGATATGAAGGAAAATACAAACCCAGTGATGTTTCCGGTAAACCGCGATTGTATTACGACCGAACTAAACCTTTTCGTAAAATGATCCCGCATTATGAAATCTATAAACCCAAAAAACAAGTTAGCATCCCGGAATATTATGTTATCCCGAAACAATGGTGGAATGTAATTGATTTGCTAAAGCTTAACAATATTGAGATGAAACGCTTGCAACAAGATAGTCTTATCACAGTTGAAAGTTACCGAATAGCGGATTATAAAACCGGGAATTCGGCTTTTGAAGGCCATTATTCGCATTATAATACCAATGTAACAACTACAACGGTAGCGCAAAAATTTAAAAAAGGAGATTACCTGATTCCAACGCAACAGAAAAATGTAAAATTCCTTTTGGAAACGCTGGAACCGGAGGCTGTAGATTCTTATTTTAACTGGAATTTCTTTGATGCGATCCTGCAACAAAAAGAGTATTATTCGCCTTATGTATTCGAAGATGTCGCCAAACAATTGTTAATTGACAATCCGGAATTAAAAAAAGCGCTGGATGAAAAAAGAAAAAATGATCCTAAATTTGAAAGCAGTGGCGATGCCCAACTGGATTGGGTGTACCGCAATTCCAAATATTATGAAAAATCACATATGCAATACCCTGTATATCGCATTATCAAATAA